A genome region from Geobacter pickeringii includes the following:
- the mnmA gene encoding tRNA 2-thiouridine(34) synthase MnmA, translating to MALKDKQRIVVAMSGGVDSSVAAALLKEEGHEVIGISMQVWDYSKFTAPDGEKFGTCCSLDDIYDARRVAEQVGIPFYVVNFEEEFQRLVIDDFVDEYFRGRTPNPCVRCNERIKFALLLHKARELGADYLATGHYARIEGGEDGRLHLLRGLDPGKDQSYFLFTLTQEQLGRILFPLGGMTKPEVRQLAARYALRVAEKGESQEICFVPDNDYVRFLEEERGAGEMAGEIVDRAGNVLGRHEGTYRYTVGQRRGLGIAHPHPLYVVGVDAARRQVIVGPKEELLAAGLTAANVTWIAPPAAETVEATCKIRYRHHPVPCLVTVREGGRAEVRFREPEKSVTPGQAVVFYAGDEVLGGGWIEERR from the coding sequence ATGGCTCTTAAGGATAAACAGCGCATCGTCGTCGCCATGAGCGGCGGCGTCGACTCGTCGGTCGCCGCGGCCCTCCTGAAGGAGGAAGGTCACGAGGTGATCGGCATCTCCATGCAGGTCTGGGACTACTCGAAGTTCACCGCACCCGACGGGGAGAAGTTCGGAACCTGCTGCTCCCTGGACGACATCTACGATGCCCGCCGGGTGGCGGAGCAGGTCGGGATCCCCTTCTATGTGGTGAATTTCGAGGAGGAGTTCCAGCGCCTCGTGATCGACGACTTCGTGGACGAGTATTTCCGCGGCCGCACCCCCAACCCGTGCGTCCGGTGCAACGAGCGGATCAAGTTCGCGCTCCTGCTGCACAAGGCGCGGGAGCTCGGCGCCGACTACCTCGCCACCGGGCACTACGCCCGAATCGAGGGGGGGGAGGATGGCCGGCTCCACCTCCTCCGGGGGCTCGATCCGGGGAAGGACCAGAGCTATTTCCTCTTCACCCTCACCCAGGAGCAGCTCGGCCGGATCCTCTTCCCGCTGGGGGGGATGACCAAGCCGGAGGTGCGGCAGCTGGCGGCCCGCTACGCCCTGCGGGTGGCGGAGAAGGGGGAGAGCCAGGAGATCTGCTTCGTCCCCGACAACGACTACGTCCGGTTTCTGGAGGAGGAGCGGGGTGCCGGCGAGATGGCCGGAGAGATCGTCGACCGTGCGGGGAACGTCCTCGGTCGCCACGAGGGGACCTACCGCTACACGGTGGGGCAGCGCCGGGGGCTCGGCATCGCCCATCCCCACCCCCTCTACGTCGTCGGGGTCGATGCGGCGCGGCGGCAGGTGATCGTCGGTCCCAAGGAAGAACTGCTGGCTGCGGGACTCACGGCCGCAAACGTGACCTGGATCGCTCCCCCCGCCGCAGAGACGGTGGAGGCGACGTGCAAGATCCGCTATCGCCACCACCCCGTCCCCTGCTTGGTGACGGTGCGTGAGGGGGGACGGGCGGAGGTCCGGTTCCGGGAGCCGGAGAAGTCGGTGACCCCGGGGCAGGCGGTGGTCTTCTACGCCGGCGACGAGGTGCTCGGCGGCGGCTGGATCGAGGAGAGGCGGTAG
- the mtaB gene encoding tRNA (N(6)-L-threonylcarbamoyladenosine(37)-C(2))-methylthiotransferase MtaB, with amino-acid sequence MQRVAITTLGCKINQFESAAISESLDKEGFRIVPFGEEADVYVINTCTVTAKTDAESRRLIRRALRANPGARVVVTGCYAQVAPGELKELPGVSLVVGNSEKKGLAEILKGGVPAEKVLVSDISRERSTEALQLESFAEHTRAFLQVQNGCDAFCSYCIVPYARGRSRSVPFPQALEGIRTFAAKGFREVVLTGIHLGGYGLDLDPPATLLTLLEAAEAERCVQRLRVGSVEPQEVTDELIAFLARAESVCPHLHIPLQSGDDRVLERMARRYTAEYFRQTVEKLVAALPDIFIGCDVIVGFPGESDDEFRTTVRLLEELPVTALHVFPYSRRDGTPAARMADQVDPRTIRARGEILRALSERKKREFFGRFVGRELPVLVQYRGRNGLLVGLSRNYIPVTFAGDEACGNTEITVRITDASAEGCQGIIIPG; translated from the coding sequence ATGCAGCGTGTTGCCATAACCACCCTCGGGTGCAAGATAAACCAGTTCGAGTCGGCGGCCATCTCCGAGAGTCTCGACAAGGAGGGGTTCCGGATTGTCCCCTTCGGCGAGGAGGCCGACGTCTACGTCATCAACACCTGCACCGTCACGGCGAAGACCGATGCCGAGTCGCGCCGCCTCATCCGCCGGGCCCTGCGCGCCAATCCCGGGGCGCGGGTGGTGGTGACCGGCTGCTACGCCCAGGTCGCTCCCGGCGAGCTGAAGGAGTTGCCGGGGGTGTCGCTGGTGGTGGGAAACAGCGAGAAGAAGGGGCTTGCCGAGATCCTCAAGGGGGGGGTGCCGGCGGAGAAGGTGCTCGTCTCGGACATCTCCCGCGAGCGGAGCACCGAGGCGCTGCAGCTTGAGAGCTTTGCCGAGCATACCCGGGCGTTTCTCCAGGTGCAGAACGGCTGCGACGCCTTCTGCTCCTACTGCATCGTCCCCTATGCCCGCGGACGGAGCCGCAGCGTCCCCTTTCCGCAGGCGCTGGAGGGGATCAGGACCTTTGCCGCCAAGGGATTCCGGGAGGTGGTCCTCACCGGGATCCATCTGGGTGGATACGGCCTGGATCTGGATCCCCCCGCAACCCTTCTGACGCTTCTGGAGGCGGCGGAGGCGGAGCGGTGCGTGCAGCGCCTGCGGGTCGGCTCGGTGGAGCCCCAGGAGGTGACCGACGAGCTCATCGCCTTCCTGGCCCGGGCGGAGAGCGTCTGCCCCCATCTCCACATCCCGCTCCAGAGCGGCGACGACCGGGTCCTGGAGCGGATGGCGCGCCGCTACACCGCGGAATACTTCCGGCAGACGGTGGAGAAGCTCGTGGCAGCGCTCCCCGACATCTTCATCGGCTGTGACGTCATCGTCGGATTTCCCGGCGAGAGCGACGACGAGTTCCGCACCACCGTCCGGCTTCTGGAGGAGCTGCCGGTGACGGCGCTCCACGTCTTCCCCTATTCCCGCCGCGACGGTACCCCGGCGGCCCGCATGGCGGACCAGGTGGACCCCAGGACGATCCGTGCCCGGGGGGAGATTCTCCGAGCACTTTCGGAACGGAAAAAACGCGAATTCTTCGGGCGGTTCGTGGGGCGGGAGCTGCCGGTCCTTGTCCAGTACCGGGGGCGCAACGGGCTCCTGGTGGGGCTGTCGCGCAACTACATCCCCGTGACCTTTGCTGGGGACGAGGCGTGCGGCAACACCGAGATTACCGTGCGGATAACCGACGCGTCCGCCGAAGGGTGCCAAGGCATCATCATCCCCGGTTAG
- a CDS encoding YkgJ family cysteine cluster protein, which yields MPHDSFDFTAFESEVTGRIVRGMGTGGDAQKIAAVMAGVVAFVEAALEGELDGAERTLMACGPGCATCCVVNVTVLFPEAVAIAAYLRTAMDAEEREELAAAIEGTAGMVRWMDDAERIRRHIPCPFLDRSGRCRIHPVRPLTCRAVTSTNPGACRRALDAVAGGDDEGEPLLMNLFQKFLLETAFRGVAKGLARRGLDDRGGELTQSMAELLRG from the coding sequence ATGCCCCATGATTCCTTCGATTTCACGGCGTTCGAGAGCGAGGTGACCGGACGGATCGTCCGCGGGATGGGGACGGGAGGAGATGCCCAGAAAATTGCGGCCGTCATGGCGGGGGTTGTCGCTTTCGTCGAGGCGGCCCTGGAGGGAGAGCTGGATGGGGCGGAGCGGACCCTGATGGCCTGCGGGCCGGGATGCGCCACGTGCTGCGTGGTGAACGTGACGGTCCTCTTCCCCGAGGCGGTCGCCATCGCCGCATACCTGCGGACGGCCATGGACGCCGAGGAGCGGGAGGAGCTGGCGGCGGCAATCGAAGGGACCGCCGGGATGGTGCGCTGGATGGACGACGCCGAACGGATCCGGCGCCATATCCCCTGCCCGTTCCTCGACCGGAGCGGACGGTGCCGGATCCACCCGGTCCGTCCCCTCACCTGCCGCGCGGTGACCTCCACCAACCCCGGAGCGTGCCGCCGGGCCCTCGATGCCGTCGCCGGCGGGGACGACGAAGGCGAACCGCTCCTGATGAACCTCTTCCAGAAATTCCTGCTGGAGACCGCCTTCCGGGGGGTGGCGAAGGGGCTGGCCCGCCGGGGGCTGGACGACCGGGGGGGCGAGCTCACGCAATCGATGGCTGAGCTGCTGCGGGGCTAA
- a CDS encoding chemotaxis protein CheD, which translates to MPLHPPRFKGRKVARIAPGEYFVTAGDVVISTLLGSCVAACLYDPEAGVAGMNHFMLSNRRYARDMHFSITEAGRYGIHSMELLVNSLIRHGARRERLRAKAFGGASILTNSREVGNFSCVGSVNSDFIREFLRTEGIPLVSADLGGDQGRVIYFDTRDRAVFVRKVRHRRSLIVARRDQGLWHQDLQAHERETPSVDLWLPEQGAPRQITTKVP; encoded by the coding sequence ATGCCCCTCCATCCCCCTCGGTTCAAAGGACGCAAGGTCGCCCGCATCGCCCCCGGCGAGTATTTCGTCACGGCGGGAGATGTGGTCATTTCGACCCTTCTGGGGTCGTGCGTAGCCGCCTGCCTCTACGACCCGGAGGCCGGCGTGGCCGGCATGAATCACTTCATGCTGAGCAACCGCCGGTATGCCCGGGATATGCATTTCAGCATCACCGAGGCGGGGCGCTACGGCATCCACTCCATGGAGCTCCTCGTCAACTCCCTCATCCGCCACGGTGCCCGGCGGGAACGCCTCCGCGCCAAGGCCTTCGGCGGCGCCTCCATCCTGACCAACTCCCGTGAAGTGGGAAACTTCTCCTGCGTCGGGAGCGTCAACAGCGACTTCATCCGCGAGTTCCTCCGCACGGAGGGGATTCCCCTCGTCTCCGCCGATCTGGGGGGTGACCAGGGGCGGGTCATCTACTTCGACACCCGGGACCGCGCCGTTTTCGTTCGCAAGGTTCGCCACCGGCGAAGCCTCATCGTCGCCCGGCGCGACCAGGGGCTCTGGCACCAGGATCTCCAGGCCCACGAGCGGGAGACCCCCTCCGTGGATCTCTGGCTGCCGGAACAGGGGGCGCCGCGTCAGATCACCACGAAGGTGCCGTAG
- the lpxC gene encoding UDP-3-O-acyl-N-acetylglucosamine deacetylase, producing the protein MIKRQTTINRIFKLSGIGLHTGREVTLEFLPRREFGIAFVHNGRTIPARYDMVADTRLSTQVAAEGVAVATIEHLMAAFYYAGVTNCLVYIDGPEVPIMDGSAWEFYHEIWRAGLYEFPEPGVYLKVLRPVEAHYNDAWVRVKPLNTLDITMTIEFRPPVGKQRKRVMDVENAVSIINSRTFVLHEEIEAIRKAGLAKGGSLDNAVVIGGDSIVNPHGLRYKKELVNHKILDLIGDLYTCGYRMLGKVEAFKTGHHLNNLLLREIFSDPDNFAIY; encoded by the coding sequence ATGATAAAACGCCAGACAACCATCAACAGGATATTCAAGCTGAGCGGCATCGGACTCCACACCGGCCGGGAGGTGACCCTCGAATTCCTCCCCCGGCGCGAGTTCGGCATCGCCTTCGTCCATAACGGTCGCACTATCCCGGCCCGCTATGATATGGTGGCCGACACCCGCCTCTCCACCCAGGTGGCCGCCGAGGGGGTCGCGGTAGCCACCATCGAGCACCTGATGGCCGCCTTCTACTATGCCGGCGTCACCAACTGCCTCGTCTACATCGATGGCCCCGAGGTGCCGATCATGGACGGTTCGGCCTGGGAGTTCTACCATGAGATCTGGCGGGCCGGACTCTACGAATTCCCCGAGCCCGGGGTCTACCTGAAGGTGCTCCGGCCGGTGGAGGCGCACTACAATGACGCCTGGGTGCGGGTAAAGCCGCTGAACACCCTCGACATCACCATGACCATCGAGTTCCGTCCCCCGGTTGGCAAACAGCGCAAGCGGGTCATGGACGTGGAGAACGCCGTCTCCATCATCAACTCCCGCACCTTTGTCCTCCATGAGGAGATCGAGGCGATCCGCAAGGCGGGGCTCGCCAAGGGGGGCTCCCTCGACAACGCCGTCGTCATCGGCGGCGACAGTATCGTCAACCCCCACGGCCTGCGGTACAAGAAAGAGCTCGTCAACCACAAGATCCTCGACCTCATCGGCGACCTTTACACCTGCGGCTACCGGATGCTCGGCAAGGTAGAGGCGTTCAAGACCGGCCACCATCTCAACAATCTGCTCTTGCGGGAGATCTTCTCCGATCCGGATAACTTTGCGATCTACTGA